A section of the Bacillus pumilus genome encodes:
- a CDS encoding NAD(P)-dependent alcohol dehydrogenase — MEIQAMVTTNEKDFEKQTLLLDDPKADEVLVKIVASGVCHTDATVLDGTLPVPRPALLGHEGSGIVVKAGSNVTTVQEGDHVVLGFAYCGHCHNCLDGNAGGCENMIPLNFSGRNKHNETPIHTHDHEDVSQFFGQSSFGTYATVDEKNVVKVDKETDLRYLGPFGCGLMTGSGTVLNSLAPAPGTSFVVFGTGAVGLSGLMAAKIAGCDPIIAVDIHDSRLELAKELGATHIINSKHENPAEKIKEIIEGKGAHYSFETTGVPEVTLAALHCLRVKGTCATVAVGKRDLTFNVTNDLMLNALTLKGVIEGDAVPQLFIPKLVKFFKNGQFPVEKLAKFYELEDIEQAFEDSKNGSTIKPILILDKEYRA, encoded by the coding sequence ATGGAAATTCAAGCGATGGTCACAACAAATGAAAAAGATTTCGAGAAACAAACATTATTACTAGATGATCCAAAAGCAGATGAAGTGCTTGTCAAAATCGTTGCATCTGGCGTCTGTCATACTGATGCCACAGTATTAGATGGAACGCTCCCTGTACCACGTCCTGCTTTATTAGGACATGAAGGCTCTGGCATTGTCGTGAAAGCAGGTTCTAATGTCACAACTGTTCAAGAAGGAGACCACGTTGTACTAGGTTTCGCTTATTGTGGTCATTGTCATAATTGTCTAGATGGGAACGCTGGTGGATGTGAAAACATGATTCCACTGAATTTCTCTGGTCGTAATAAGCATAATGAAACGCCTATCCATACACATGATCATGAAGATGTATCACAATTTTTTGGTCAATCATCATTTGGTACATATGCAACGGTTGATGAAAAAAATGTAGTGAAAGTAGACAAAGAAACCGATTTGCGTTATTTAGGACCATTTGGCTGCGGCTTAATGACTGGGAGCGGTACTGTCTTAAATTCACTTGCCCCAGCACCAGGAACAAGCTTTGTTGTTTTCGGTACAGGCGCTGTTGGGTTAAGTGGATTAATGGCAGCAAAAATTGCAGGCTGTGATCCGATTATTGCCGTTGATATTCATGATAGCCGCCTTGAGTTAGCAAAAGAATTAGGTGCAACACATATCATCAACAGTAAACATGAGAATCCAGCTGAAAAAATTAAGGAAATAATAGAAGGAAAAGGGGCACATTACTCATTTGAAACAACTGGAGTACCAGAAGTCACTCTAGCAGCTCTCCATTGCCTGCGTGTCAAAGGGACTTGTGCAACAGTAGCCGTAGGGAAGCGCGATTTAACATTTAATGTAACAAATGATCTAATGCTCAATGCGCTCACATTAAAAGGTGTGATAGAAGGGGATGCCGTTCCACAACTATTTATTCCTAAACTAGTGAAGTTCTTTAAAAATGGACAATTCCCAGTTGAGAAACTAGCAAAATTCTACGAATTGGAAGATATTGAACAAGCCTTTGAAGATTCTAAAAATGGATCTACGATTAAACCCATTCTTATTTTAGATAAAGAGTATCGTGCTTAA